In the Solibacillus sp. FSL K6-1523 genome, one interval contains:
- a CDS encoding flagellar brake protein, whose protein sequence is MELKIGTHLTLEPIYTELVEKFRCRIVEQQDNVIFIDYPVNVLTKKIAFLVDGAQFRVTFSTDSKENYAFNTEVLGRKAGNVQMIMLSLPPKEGFLKVQRREYVRIETPVDVAIEFNNQFYQFVAEDISAGGTAIHIKSPVGFDEGDRVKMVVVLPFTNGDVSYVETDAIIVRIFDRDEIRIASVHFTDTDDVDQQHIVRFCFERQLLFRKKELNEI, encoded by the coding sequence ATGGAACTAAAAATAGGTACTCATTTGACATTAGAACCAATTTATACTGAACTTGTAGAAAAGTTTCGTTGTCGAATTGTGGAGCAACAAGATAATGTAATTTTTATTGATTATCCAGTAAATGTACTAACGAAAAAAATAGCTTTTTTAGTTGATGGAGCGCAATTTCGAGTGACTTTTAGTACGGACTCGAAAGAAAATTATGCATTTAATACAGAAGTTCTTGGTCGTAAAGCGGGCAATGTGCAAATGATTATGCTCTCACTCCCACCTAAAGAAGGATTTCTTAAGGTTCAACGAAGAGAATATGTACGGATTGAAACACCTGTGGATGTAGCGATTGAATTTAATAATCAATTTTATCAATTCGTAGCGGAAGACATTAGCGCAGGTGGTACAGCGATTCATATTAAATCCCCCGTTGGATTTGATGAAGGCGATCGAGTAAAAATGGTTGTTGTCCTGCCATTTACAAATGGTGACGTGAGTTATGTAGAAACAGATGCCATCATTGTGCGTATTTTTGACAGAGATGAGATTCGAATCGCTTCTGTCCATTTTACGGATACCGATGATGTGGATCAGCAACATATTGTCCGCTTTTGTTTTGAACGTCAATTACTATTCCGCAAAAAAGAATTGAATGAAATATAA
- the cmk gene encoding (d)CMP kinase — translation MIKKIQIAIDGPAGAGKSTIAKIVAEALNFTYIDTGAMYRAVTYKGINENIQLDDAVALEKMLRTTIITLKPSAQGQLVFVDGENVSEAIRSNEVTSNVSQVAAHANIREILVAMQQQLAANGGVVMDGRDIATHVLKEAELKIFMSATVEERAQRRYLDNQRRGIASTIESLQEEIARRDKLDSEREASPLIQAEDALFLDTTNLTIDEAAQAILKLAHEKKF, via the coding sequence ATGATAAAAAAAATTCAAATTGCAATCGATGGGCCAGCAGGTGCAGGTAAAAGTACAATCGCAAAAATCGTCGCTGAAGCATTGAACTTTACTTATATCGATACAGGGGCAATGTACCGTGCAGTTACGTATAAAGGAATAAATGAAAACATACAATTAGATGACGCGGTAGCTCTTGAAAAAATGCTGCGCACAACAATAATTACATTAAAGCCTTCAGCACAAGGACAACTTGTATTTGTTGATGGTGAAAATGTTTCTGAAGCAATACGTTCAAACGAAGTTACATCCAATGTTTCACAAGTTGCAGCCCATGCGAATATTCGTGAGATTTTAGTAGCTATGCAACAACAACTTGCTGCAAATGGTGGAGTTGTTATGGATGGTCGAGACATCGCAACACATGTTTTGAAGGAGGCAGAGTTAAAAATATTTATGTCTGCAACGGTTGAAGAACGCGCACAACGTCGTTATTTGGATAATCAACGTCGCGGGATTGCTTCTACAATCGAATCATTGCAAGAAGAAATTGCACGACGAGACAAGTTAGATAGTGAGCGTGAAGCGTCACCGTTAATTCAAGCTGAAGATGCCTTGTTTTTAGATACGACTAATTTAACGATTGACGAAGCAGCGCAAGCAATTTTAAAATTGGCTCATGAAAAAAAATTTTAA
- the rpsA gene encoding 30S ribosomal protein S1, with product MSEEMNLGLNQEFREGDIVKGVAEQVEDKSVTISIEGAPFNGIIPISELSSLHIEKASDAVSVGDTLELMITKIEESNFVLSKRKVDALQAWDQLEAKLASGEIFEAEVKDVVKGGLVVDLGVRGFVPASLVEDYFVENFDDYKGKTMSFKITELDKEKGRLILSHRAVLEEQKSSKKKQVINSIQEGDILTGKVQRLASFGAFIDLGGIDGLVHISQVAHEHVDDVSAVLHEGQEVKVKVLSVDPLNERVSLSIKDTLAGPWINIEANAAKGYVLNGVVKRLVTFGAFVEVFPGVEGLVHISQIAHKHINTPHEVLKEGQEVEVKVLEVNEQEKRLALSIKALQENPEKEEEFEYELPVETTGFSFSDVIGDQLKGFK from the coding sequence ATGTCTGAAGAAATGAATTTAGGGTTAAACCAAGAATTTCGTGAAGGAGATATTGTGAAAGGTGTTGCTGAGCAAGTTGAGGATAAGTCAGTAACAATTTCGATAGAGGGTGCGCCTTTTAATGGAATTATACCGATTAGCGAACTTTCAAGCTTACACATTGAAAAAGCTTCGGATGCAGTATCGGTAGGAGATACGCTTGAGCTGATGATTACAAAGATAGAAGAAAGTAATTTTGTTTTATCGAAACGCAAAGTGGATGCATTACAAGCGTGGGATCAATTAGAAGCAAAACTTGCATCAGGTGAAATTTTTGAAGCGGAAGTCAAAGATGTCGTAAAAGGCGGCCTTGTCGTAGATCTAGGTGTGCGCGGCTTCGTACCAGCTTCATTAGTAGAAGATTATTTCGTTGAAAACTTTGATGATTACAAAGGTAAAACAATGAGTTTTAAAATTACTGAATTAGATAAAGAAAAAGGTCGATTAATTTTATCACACCGTGCCGTTTTGGAAGAACAAAAATCTTCTAAGAAAAAACAAGTGATTAATTCGATCCAAGAAGGCGATATTTTAACAGGTAAAGTACAGCGTTTAGCGAGTTTTGGTGCATTTATCGACCTTGGTGGAATTGATGGATTAGTGCATATTTCTCAAGTTGCACATGAGCATGTAGATGATGTATCAGCCGTTTTACATGAAGGACAGGAAGTGAAAGTAAAAGTGCTTTCTGTAGATCCGTTAAATGAGCGCGTTTCATTATCAATTAAAGATACGTTAGCTGGTCCTTGGATTAATATTGAGGCAAATGCTGCTAAAGGCTATGTGTTAAATGGTGTAGTAAAGCGTTTAGTAACATTTGGCGCATTTGTTGAAGTGTTCCCAGGTGTAGAAGGGCTTGTGCATATTTCGCAAATTGCCCATAAGCATATTAATACACCGCATGAAGTTTTAAAAGAAGGACAAGAAGTTGAAGTGAAGGTGCTTGAAGTGAACGAGCAAGAAAAACGTTTAGCATTAAGCATTAAAGCATTACAAGAGAATCCTGAAAAAGAAGAAGAATTCGAATATGAATTACCAGTTGAAACAACAGGCTTCTCATTTAGTGATGTTATTGGAGACCAATTAAAGGGCTTTAAATAA